In Halogranum gelatinilyticum, the DNA window ACCGGGTCGCGAGCGGCCGCGATGTACGAGGTCGACTCGCTCATCACCGTCGTCGACGCACGGCTCTTCTACGACACCTTCGGCCGCGACGGGACGGTCGAGCGGCGGGGGACGGACGAGGACGACACTCGCCCGCTCTCGGACCTCCTCGTCGAACAGGTGGAGTTCTCGAACCTCGTCCTCCTGAACAAACGCGACCTGCTCTCCGAAGAGGAGTTGGAGACCGTCGAGGAGTTGGTCAAGACCCTGCGACCCGACGCCGTCGTCCTGCGCAGCGAGTTCGGCCGAGTCGCCCCCGCTGAGTTGCTGGGTCGGAAACTGTACGACCCGGCGACGGCCGCCGAAGCGGCGGGCTGGAGGCAGGCGTTGGCAGCAGACGAGGAGAGTGGAGAGAATCACCAACGCGGCCACGCTCACGGCGATGGCGATGGCAACAGCCACGCTCACGACGACCACGACCACGCCCATCCCGACGAGGTCTACGGCGTCACCCCCTTCGTCTACCGTCGCCGCCGACCCTTCCACCCTGGTCGCCTCGACGCCTTCCTCGCGGACCTCCCTGACTCCGTCATCCGCTCGAAGGGCACCTGCTGGGTCGCTGGCAACGAGTTCCAGCAGGTGATGGGACAGGCCGGCCCGTCGGTTCGCGTCGAGGCGACCGGGCCGTGGGTCGCGAGCCTCCCCGAACTCGACCAAGAGCTCTACCGCTCGAACCGGAAGAACCTGGAGTGGGACGAGGAGTGGGGCGACCGCCGGACGGAGCTGGTCTTCATCGGCCAGTCGATGGACGAGGAAGCGATTCGCGCCGCGCTCGACGACTGTCTCCTGACGGACGCCGAGATGGACGACGAGTGGGACTTCGCGGACCCCTTTGCGGGCGAACAGGGCGAGGCCGTTGTCGTCGCCGAACCCTGAGCGGTCGCTTCAGCCGAGGTCGGCCGAAAGCGACGACAGTGCCCGCTTCAGTTCGCCCTTTCGCTTCCAGGCAGCGAGGCGGTCGGTGAGATTCGGGAGCGGAAGGCCGAGGCTCACGGCCGAGCGTATGGTGACGCGCGAGCCGTCGTCCTCGGCGCGGACGGTGACCCAGGTCTCCATCGCGTCGAACGGCCCGGCGTCGCCCCCCTGGGTGTAGTAGGTCGTTCCGTCGCGCTCCTCGAACCGGAGGGCGAGACCCAGTCCTCGGGAGCCGGCGGTGACGACGGTGGCGTCGTCTCGTTCCTCGACGTCGACGACGGAGAAACTGCCCTCGTACTCGACGAGTGCGGTCGGCGTCAACGCCCGGCGGACTTCGGCGGGCGTGGCACGGACGAACCGCGAGACCTCGACTTCGCGCATTGGTAGCGGTATCGAGTGGGGGCACAAAAACGGCGGGGTCAGAACCAGAGGGCGTCGCCCGCACCGTACTCCGGCGGCGGCGC includes these proteins:
- a CDS encoding SRPBCC family protein, coding for MREVEVSRFVRATPAEVRRALTPTALVEYEGSFSVVDVEERDDATVVTAGSRGLGLALRFEERDGTTYYTQGGDAGPFDAMETWVTVRAEDDGSRVTIRSAVSLGLPLPNLTDRLAAWKRKGELKRALSSLSADLG
- a CDS encoding CobW family GTP-binding protein; the protein is MARDAIPVTVLSGSLGAGKTTLLNHLLHTADRDIAVLVNDMGEVNIDASLVSEGSELDVDDGVTELSNGCICCELQDDLNTAVVRLAQNRDFDHLVVESSGISEPEPVAKLFTTGSRAAAMYEVDSLITVVDARLFYDTFGRDGTVERRGTDEDDTRPLSDLLVEQVEFSNLVLLNKRDLLSEEELETVEELVKTLRPDAVVLRSEFGRVAPAELLGRKLYDPATAAEAAGWRQALAADEESGENHQRGHAHGDGDGNSHAHDDHDHAHPDEVYGVTPFVYRRRRPFHPGRLDAFLADLPDSVIRSKGTCWVAGNEFQQVMGQAGPSVRVEATGPWVASLPELDQELYRSNRKNLEWDEEWGDRRTELVFIGQSMDEEAIRAALDDCLLTDAEMDDEWDFADPFAGEQGEAVVVAEP